From Pan paniscus chromosome 6, NHGRI_mPanPan1-v2.0_pri, whole genome shotgun sequence, one genomic window encodes:
- the LOC129398346 gene encoding uncharacterized LOC128031837 homolog, translated as MYRFRSQLFTGISAAATAHSYPRRFSTPLLAEDSPLSRPPHRRTSKKCSSIG; from the coding sequence ATGTATCGTTTTCGATCACAGCTCTTCACGGGGATTTCTGCTGCCGCCACCGCCCACTCTTACCCCCGCCGCTTCTCGACTCCGTTGTTAGCCGAAGACTCGCCTCTCAGCCGCCCGCCGCACAGACGCACGAGTAAAAAGTGCAGCTCCATCGGCTGA